From Camelina sativa cultivar DH55 unplaced genomic scaffold, Cs unpScaffold00549, whole genome shotgun sequence, the proteins below share one genomic window:
- the LOC104773470 gene encoding F-box/FBD/LRR-repeat protein At1g51370-like: MRRKKKSKICDKASHEEEDRIGQLPEPLISEILYHLTTKDAVRTSVLSTKWRNLWRWVPGLVLNSRAFSDSNALVSFLETFFYYNRESWIRKLRLSVAYCHGICGPGPTSLIDAVITRRRIQHLDLTFWTGNGIPLSLYTCETLVHLRLYMVTLCNAEFVSLPCLKIMHLQFNKYPNETTLQKLISGSPVLEDLTIYRDPSDKAFRVHSYTLKRIHINASTEVVIDAPLLHCLSAKVYPTKKNFQIVNLGFSTRIEIDLVPYPNFSHVTTCSRSMIHDILTDISRVRDLVIINNALWKEIFQYSKSGPVLQFPDLSRLNVKFSKSDIEMLPTILESCPKLESLLMVIKIEVSRPNKKKIDPKVIFSTVPRCLVSSLKFVGWKRSILGLEIYYTGEKPKCAFLEELVTMPRCSSVCEIHFSVMIPKK, translated from the exons atgcgtagaaagaagaaaagcaaaatatGTGACAAAGCCTCACATGAGGAGGAAGATAGGATTGGCCAGCTACCGGAACCTTTGATATCTGAAATACTTTATCATCTTACTACCAAGGATGCTGTAAGAACGAGTGTTTTGTCTACCAAATGGAGAAATCTTTGGCGATGGGTTCCTGGATTGGTCTTGAACTCCCGTGCATTCTCGGATTCTAATGCCTTAGTGAGTTTCCTTGAAACGTTTTTTTATTACAACAGGGAGTCATGGATACGCAAACTACGGTTAAGTGTTGCTTATTGTCATGGTATATGTGGTCCTGGTCCCACGTCATTGATTGATGCTGTGATTACGCGTAGGAGGATTCAGCATCTTGATCTTACTTTTTGGACTGGTAATGGTATACCACTGAGTTTATATACCTGTGAGACACTGGTACACTTACGACTATATATGGTCACCTTGTGTAATGCTGAGTTTGTTTCCTTACCTTGTCTGAAGATCATGCATTTACAATTTAACAAATATCCCAACGAGACCACGTTGCAAAAACTTATCTCGGGCTCTCCAGTTCTGGAAGATTTAACCATCTACAGAGATCCGTCTGATAAGGCTTTTCGAGTGCACTCTTATACACTAAAGAGAATCCACATAAATGCGTCTACTGAAGTTGTGATCGATGCACCTCTACTCCATTGTTTAAGTGCTAAGGTTTACCCAACAAAGAAGAACTTTCAGATCGTCAATTTGGGTTTCTCTACCAGAATAGAGATAGATCTTGTTCCTTACCCCAACTTTAGCCATGTGACGACATGCAGTAGAAGCATGATTCATGACATCCTCACCGACATATCGAGGGTCAGGGACctagttattattaataatgCTCTTTGGAAG GAAATCTTTCAATACTCGAAGTCGGGACCAGTGCTTCAGTTTCCTGACCTATCTCGTttgaatgttaaattttctaaatctgaTATTGAAATGTTGCCAACCATTCTTGAGAGCTGCCCAAAACTAGAATCTTTACTAAtggtaataa AAATTGAAGTGTCCCGTcctaataagaagaaaatagatCCAAAGGTGATTTTTTCAACAGTTCCACGGTGTTTGGTATCATCGCTCAAGTTTGTGGGATGGAAACGTTCGATCCTAGG GCTCGAGATTTACTATACGGGCGAAAAGCCTAAGTGTGCTTTCCTTGAAGAACTCGTTACAATGCCAAGATGCTCTAGCGTTTGTGAAATCCATTTTTCTGTGATGAttcctaaaaaataa